The Apium graveolens cultivar Ventura chromosome 6, ASM990537v1, whole genome shotgun sequence genome contains a region encoding:
- the LOC141664734 gene encoding uncharacterized protein LOC141664734, whose amino-acid sequence MVPMEVGAGSLRRDVFVEEDAEVNQRLHLDLLDEARTNSKLKISAYQQRIVRYFNKKVKSVSFKVGDLVLRKVMPNTKIAQHGVLGANWEGPYKVKAILWKETYRWEDLDGKLIPRAWNAEHLRKYYQ is encoded by the coding sequence ATGGTTCCCATGGAGGTAGGAGCTGGATCCCTCCGGAGAGACGTGTTTGTTGAGGAAGATGCAGAAGTTAACCAGAGGCTTCACTTGGATTTGTTAGACGAAGCCCGAACGAACTCTAAATTAAAGATTTCTGCATATCAGCAGAGAATCGTAAGGTATTTTAATAAAAAGGTAAAATCCGTGTCGTTCAAGGTTGGGGATCTCGTGTTGCGAAAGGTTATGCCTAACACTAAGATAGCTCAGCACGGGGTGCTcggagctaattgggaaggaccgtacaagGTCAAAGCTATACTATGGAAGGAAACCTATCGCTGGGAAGATCTGGATGGTAAACTTATTCCTCGAGCGTGGAATGCGGAACATTTACGgaagtattatcagtag